A DNA window from Mycolicibacter terrae contains the following coding sequences:
- a CDS encoding ABC transporter permease, producing MTAEIEFASRRTLVLRRFLRSRTAVGALALLAVMFVGCYALPGLLPYSYTDLDYDALLVPPGARHWLGTNALGQDLLAQILRGMQKSMLIGVCVALISTVIAATVGAISGYFGGWRDRMLMWLVDLLLVVPAFILIAIITPRTKNSGNIALLVLLLAGFSWMISARMVRGLTMSLREREFIRAARYMGVSSRRIIIDHIVPNVASILIIDTALNVAVAILAETGLSYLGFGIQPPDVSLGTLIADGTASAITFPWVFLFPAGVLITILVCANLAGDGLRDALDPDAASLRGRG from the coding sequence ATGACCGCCGAGATCGAGTTCGCCTCCCGGCGCACCCTGGTGCTGCGCCGCTTCCTGCGCAGCCGTACCGCGGTGGGTGCGCTGGCGCTGCTGGCGGTGATGTTCGTCGGCTGCTACGCGCTGCCGGGCCTGCTGCCCTACTCCTACACCGACCTGGACTACGACGCGCTGCTGGTTCCGCCGGGGGCTCGACATTGGCTGGGCACCAACGCTTTGGGCCAAGATCTGCTGGCCCAGATTTTGCGCGGCATGCAGAAGTCCATGCTGATCGGGGTGTGCGTGGCGCTGATCTCTACGGTGATCGCCGCGACGGTGGGGGCGATCTCGGGGTATTTCGGCGGCTGGCGAGACCGGATGCTGATGTGGCTGGTGGACCTGCTGCTGGTGGTGCCGGCGTTCATCCTGATCGCGATCATCACCCCGCGCACCAAGAACAGCGGCAACATCGCGCTACTGGTGCTGCTGCTGGCCGGATTCAGCTGGATGATCAGCGCCCGGATGGTGCGCGGGCTGACGATGAGCCTGCGCGAACGTGAATTCATCCGGGCCGCACGGTATATGGGCGTCTCCAGCCGGCGCATCATCATCGACCACATCGTGCCGAACGTGGCGTCGATCCTGATCATCGACACCGCACTCAACGTCGCGGTGGCGATCCTGGCCGAAACCGGCTTGAGCTACCTGGGTTTCGGCATTCAACCGCCGGACGTCTCACTGGGCACCTTGATCGCCGACGGCACCGCCTCGGCGATCACCTTTCCGTGGGTGTTCCTGTTTCCGGCCGGGGTGCTGATCACGATCCTGGTCTGCGCCAACCTCGCTGGGGATGGCCTGCGCGACGCCCTGGACCCCGACGCCGCGAGTTTGCGGGGCCGCGGATGA
- a CDS encoding dipeptide ABC transporter ATP-binding protein, whose amino-acid sequence MSALLEVTDLTVTFGAGAEAVHAVRGISYRVAPGEVVAMVGESGSGKSAAAMAVMGLLPEHARVSGSVRLSGTELIGLGDTAMSKFRGASIGMVFQDPMSALTPVYTVGDQIAEAIEVHNPRIGRAAARRRAVELLELVGISRPQERARAFPHELSGGERQRVVIAIAISCDPDLLICDEPTTALDVTVQAQILEVLKTARDVTGAGVLIITHDLGVVAEFADRALVMYAGRVVEAAPVEALYRRRKMPYTVGLLGSVPRLDAPQGTRLVPIPGAPPSSAGVEPGCPFAPRCPLVTDECRAQEPALLMVGPEHSAACIHTDQVGERSAADIYGVRTAVAVSEPGDSPTVVRVRDLVKTYPLTKGVLRRNVGEVRAVSGVSFTLEQGRTLAIVGESGSGKSTTLHQILELSAPQSGSIEVLGTDVATLKREGRRALRRDLQVVFQDPVASLDPRLPVFEVLAEPLRANGSDKSTTHARVAELLELVGLRRSDAARYPSEFSGGQKQRIGIARALALQPKILALDEPVSALDVSIQAGIINLLLDLQQQFGLSYLFVSHDLSVVKHLAHHVAVMFGGEIVEQGEADQVFGDPQHDYTRRLLTAVPQPVVNS is encoded by the coding sequence ATGAGTGCCCTGTTGGAAGTGACCGACCTGACCGTGACGTTCGGCGCCGGCGCCGAGGCGGTGCACGCGGTGCGCGGTATCAGCTATCGGGTCGCCCCGGGTGAAGTGGTGGCGATGGTCGGCGAGTCCGGCTCCGGCAAGTCCGCGGCGGCCATGGCGGTGATGGGGTTGCTGCCCGAGCACGCCCGGGTGTCCGGGTCGGTGCGCCTTTCGGGCACCGAGCTGATCGGCCTGGGCGACACGGCGATGTCGAAGTTCCGCGGCGCCTCGATCGGAATGGTGTTCCAGGACCCGATGTCGGCGTTGACGCCCGTCTACACCGTCGGGGATCAGATCGCCGAGGCCATCGAGGTGCACAATCCCCGGATTGGTCGGGCCGCAGCCCGGCGGCGTGCCGTGGAACTGCTGGAGCTGGTCGGGATCTCCCGGCCACAGGAGCGGGCGCGGGCGTTCCCCCATGAGCTGTCCGGCGGGGAACGCCAGCGGGTGGTGATCGCGATCGCCATCTCGTGTGACCCCGACCTGCTGATCTGCGACGAGCCCACCACCGCGCTGGATGTCACCGTGCAGGCCCAGATCCTTGAGGTGCTCAAGACCGCACGCGACGTGACCGGCGCCGGGGTGCTGATCATCACCCACGACCTCGGGGTGGTCGCCGAGTTCGCCGACCGGGCACTGGTGATGTACGCCGGGCGGGTGGTGGAAGCCGCGCCGGTCGAAGCGCTGTACCGCCGACGCAAAATGCCTTACACGGTGGGGCTGTTGGGTTCGGTGCCGCGCCTGGACGCACCGCAGGGCACCCGGCTGGTGCCGATTCCGGGCGCACCGCCGTCTTCGGCCGGTGTCGAGCCCGGCTGCCCGTTCGCGCCGCGCTGCCCGCTGGTCACCGACGAGTGCCGGGCACAGGAGCCGGCGCTGCTGATGGTCGGGCCTGAGCATTCCGCCGCCTGCATCCACACCGATCAGGTGGGCGAGCGCAGCGCCGCTGACATCTATGGCGTTCGCACCGCTGTTGCCGTATCCGAGCCCGGTGATTCCCCCACCGTGGTGCGGGTGCGTGACCTGGTCAAGACCTACCCGCTGACCAAGGGCGTGCTGCGCCGCAACGTCGGCGAGGTCCGCGCGGTCTCCGGCGTGAGCTTCACATTGGAGCAAGGCCGCACGTTGGCGATCGTCGGCGAGTCCGGATCCGGTAAATCCACTACGCTGCATCAGATCCTGGAACTGTCGGCGCCGCAGTCAGGTTCGATCGAGGTGCTCGGCACCGACGTCGCCACCCTCAAGCGCGAGGGCCGCCGCGCCCTACGGCGGGATCTGCAGGTGGTGTTCCAGGATCCGGTCGCCTCGCTGGACCCGCGGCTGCCGGTCTTCGAGGTGCTCGCGGAGCCCTTGCGCGCCAACGGCTCCGACAAGTCAACGACGCATGCCCGGGTGGCTGAGCTGCTGGAGCTGGTCGGGCTGCGACGCAGCGACGCCGCACGGTATCCGTCGGAGTTCTCCGGCGGCCAGAAGCAGCGGATCGGTATCGCCCGCGCGCTGGCATTGCAGCCGAAGATCCTCGCGCTCGACGAACCGGTGTCCGCGCTGGATGTGTCGATCCAGGCCGGCATCATCAACCTGCTGCTGGACCTGCAGCAGCAGTTCGGGCTGTCGTATCTGTTCGTGTCACACGACCTGTCGGTGGTCAAGCATCTGGCGCACCACGTGGCGGTGATGTTCGGCGGGGAAATCGTTGAACAGGGCGAGGCGGATCAGGTTTTCGGTGACCCGCAGCACGACTACACGCGCCGCTTGTTGACCGCCGTGCCGCAACCGGTGGTGAACTCATGA
- a CDS encoding ABC transporter family substrate-binding protein — MNPTLTLRSPGSCARRTPGGRRVNGVAALVIAVGLALSGCAAVDITAPEGISAVGTASDINPQDPASLRDGGNLRLSMSQFPPNFNPLHIDGNLAENAAMLKATMPRAFIIGPDGSATVDPDYFTSVELTGTNPQVVTYTINPKAKWSDGTPLSWTDIASQIHATSGDDPGYAIATTNGAERVASVTRGVDDRQAVVRFAKPYAEWRGMFAGNSMLLPKSMTADPDTFNKAQLSRPGPSAGPFMLSSLDRTSQRITLVRNPAWWGKRPKLDTITYLVLDESARMPALQNHTIDATGVATLDQLTIARRTEGIAIRRAPTPAWNHFTFNGAPGAILSDKALRLAVMRGIDRTTIAKVTQRGLTADPVPLNNHIYVAGQEGYQDNSAVVAYDPQRAARELDELGWKLHGKFREKDGRPLVIRHLFYDASSTRQFAQVAQHNLAQIGVKLQLDSKAGGGFFTDYVNVGDFDIAQFSWVGDAFPLAGLTQISASYGEANFGKIGSPEIDAKIEETLEALDPAVARARANEVDALLWAEGFSLPLIQTTGNVAVRSSLANFGAPGLADLDYTVIGFMKD; from the coding sequence ATGAATCCGACGTTGACTCTGCGCTCACCAGGGAGTTGTGCGAGAAGAACGCCTGGTGGGCGCAGAGTCAACGGGGTGGCGGCGTTGGTAATCGCTGTCGGGCTGGCCCTGAGCGGGTGCGCGGCGGTCGACATCACCGCCCCGGAAGGCATCTCCGCGGTCGGCACCGCCAGCGACATCAACCCGCAGGACCCGGCCAGCCTGCGCGACGGCGGCAACCTGCGGTTGTCGATGAGCCAGTTCCCGCCGAATTTCAACCCGCTGCACATCGACGGCAACCTCGCCGAGAACGCCGCCATGCTCAAGGCCACCATGCCGCGGGCCTTCATCATCGGACCCGACGGCTCGGCGACGGTGGACCCCGATTACTTCACCAGCGTGGAGCTGACCGGCACCAACCCGCAGGTAGTCACCTACACCATCAACCCGAAAGCCAAGTGGAGCGACGGGACCCCGCTGTCCTGGACCGACATCGCCAGCCAGATCCATGCCACCAGCGGCGACGATCCCGGCTATGCGATCGCGACCACCAACGGCGCCGAACGGGTCGCCTCGGTGACCCGCGGCGTCGACGACCGCCAGGCCGTGGTGCGGTTCGCCAAGCCCTACGCGGAGTGGCGGGGCATGTTCGCCGGCAACTCGATGCTGCTGCCCAAGAGCATGACCGCCGACCCGGACACCTTCAACAAGGCACAGCTGAGCCGGCCGGGGCCGTCGGCGGGGCCGTTCATGCTCTCGTCGCTGGACCGCACCAGCCAGCGAATCACGTTGGTGCGCAATCCTGCCTGGTGGGGCAAGCGCCCGAAGCTGGACACCATCACCTACCTGGTGCTCGACGAGTCCGCGCGGATGCCGGCGCTGCAGAACCACACCATCGACGCCACCGGGGTGGCCACCCTGGACCAGCTGACGATCGCGCGGCGCACCGAGGGGATCGCGATCCGCCGGGCACCGACGCCGGCCTGGAATCACTTCACCTTCAACGGGGCGCCGGGGGCGATCCTGTCCGACAAGGCGCTGCGGCTGGCGGTCATGCGCGGTATCGACCGGACCACGATTGCCAAGGTGACCCAGCGCGGGCTGACCGCCGACCCGGTGCCGCTGAACAACCACATCTACGTCGCCGGCCAGGAGGGCTACCAGGACAACTCCGCGGTGGTGGCCTACGACCCGCAGCGCGCCGCGCGCGAGCTCGACGAACTGGGTTGGAAACTGCACGGGAAGTTCCGGGAGAAGGACGGGCGCCCGCTGGTGATCCGGCACCTGTTCTACGACGCGTCGAGCACCCGGCAGTTCGCTCAGGTGGCCCAGCACAATCTGGCCCAGATCGGGGTCAAGCTGCAGCTCGACTCCAAGGCCGGCGGCGGCTTCTTCACCGACTACGTCAATGTCGGCGACTTCGACATCGCCCAGTTCAGTTGGGTGGGTGATGCTTTCCCGCTGGCCGGGCTGACGCAGATCTCGGCGTCCTACGGGGAGGCCAACTTCGGCAAGATCGGCAGCCCGGAGATCGACGCGAAGATCGAGGAGACCCTGGAGGCGCTGGACCCGGCGGTGGCCCGCGCCAGGGCCAACGAGGTCGACGCGCTGCTGTGGGCCGAGGGGTTCAGCCTGCCGCTGATCCAGACCACCGGCAATGTGGCGGTGCGCAGTTCGCTGGCGAACTTCGGCGCGCCGGGCCTGGCGGATCTGGACTACACGGTGATCGGCTTCATGAAGGACTGA
- a CDS encoding AAA family ATPase codes for MRLHRLALTNYRGVAHREIDFPDHGVVVVCGANEIGKSSMIEALDLLLESKDRSAKKDVKQVKPTHADVGAEVTAEISTGPYRFVYHKRFHKAPRTQLTILEPRREQLTGDEAHERVRAMLDETMDTGLWQAQRVLQAASTVAVDLSGCDALSRALDVAAGDTASPSGTEPLLIERIDAEYARYFTATGRPTGEWASAIAALADADAEVARCAELLAEVDERVHRHAELSEQLARLTEEQAAADARHSAAQAAGAAIADLRSRLRDAQLVATAAEATGSATGSAQAERQRLRDDLESRAAAIALLDTEIGDAAQAQATVEAEATAAEAAAAGAAHALAAATERAVSARRVVDQLAARDEADRLAARLERLDATEDQLAQVAAELAQIVVTEPMLRRVEDAVAACDRTEASLAAISATLEFTAVADIDLVIAGEHTPLSAGQSWSATVTDGIEVGLPGLLSVRVRPGDSAREASTKHAAAQAELANALAAAGVTELAQARHADQRRRELEGSRDQLIAAQAALRGDDDVAELRARLARLRGEHGEIPAGITPEQARADRDAAEALRVQADTDCEVVRQAAQEAAARRTEAATRLTLLRGKVATQRGELETVSQRLAAQRATVSDDDLAAGAEADMQAVRTAQQRVAELTEQLGAAAPDAVDAELAAAQTAAQELDARHTETARALHEVEVELAVFGTQGRRGQLDAARTAREHVAAEHDRIGRRARAAALLRSTMNRHRDDTRRRYVEPFRAEIQRLGAKVFGDDFEVDVDTDLKICTRTLDGRTVPYESLSGGAKEQLGILTRLAGAALVAKEDSVPVVIDDALGFTDPDRLEKMGAVFDAVGSHGQVIVLTCSPDRYGSVKDAHRIDLSA; via the coding sequence ATGAGACTGCACCGGTTGGCGCTGACCAACTACCGCGGCGTGGCGCATCGGGAGATCGACTTCCCCGACCACGGCGTGGTGGTGGTGTGCGGCGCCAACGAGATCGGCAAGTCCTCGATGATCGAGGCGCTGGACCTGTTGCTGGAGTCCAAGGACCGCTCCGCCAAAAAAGACGTCAAACAGGTCAAGCCGACTCACGCTGACGTCGGCGCCGAGGTCACCGCGGAGATCAGCACCGGCCCGTACCGTTTCGTCTATCACAAACGCTTCCACAAGGCGCCCCGGACGCAATTGACCATTCTGGAGCCGCGCCGCGAGCAGCTCACCGGCGACGAGGCCCACGAACGAGTCCGCGCGATGCTGGACGAGACCATGGACACCGGCCTGTGGCAGGCGCAGCGAGTGCTGCAGGCGGCCTCGACCGTGGCGGTGGACTTGTCCGGATGCGATGCGCTGTCGAGGGCGCTGGACGTCGCCGCCGGTGACACCGCGAGCCCCAGCGGAACCGAGCCGCTGCTGATCGAGCGGATCGATGCCGAGTACGCGCGCTACTTCACCGCGACCGGACGCCCCACCGGCGAGTGGGCGAGCGCCATCGCCGCACTGGCCGACGCCGACGCCGAGGTGGCGCGGTGCGCCGAGCTGCTCGCCGAAGTGGACGAGCGGGTGCACCGGCATGCCGAGCTGTCCGAGCAGTTGGCGAGGTTGACCGAGGAGCAGGCCGCCGCCGATGCCCGGCACAGCGCCGCGCAGGCCGCCGGCGCGGCGATCGCCGACTTGCGCAGCCGGCTTCGCGATGCGCAGTTGGTGGCTACCGCGGCCGAAGCGACCGGCTCCGCGACCGGCTCCGCTCAGGCCGAGCGGCAGCGGCTGCGCGACGACCTCGAATCCCGCGCGGCCGCGATAGCCCTGTTGGACACCGAGATCGGCGACGCCGCCCAGGCGCAGGCCACCGTCGAGGCCGAAGCCACCGCGGCAGAGGCCGCCGCGGCCGGCGCCGCACACGCGCTGGCCGCCGCCACCGAACGCGCTGTTTCCGCCCGCCGGGTCGTCGACCAACTCGCCGCCCGCGACGAGGCGGACCGGCTGGCCGCCCGGCTCGAGCGCCTCGACGCCACCGAGGACCAGCTTGCCCAGGTGGCGGCGGAGCTGGCGCAGATCGTGGTGACCGAGCCGATGCTGCGCCGGGTCGAAGACGCGGTCGCGGCCTGCGACCGCACCGAGGCGTCGCTGGCCGCGATCTCGGCGACCCTGGAATTCACCGCGGTCGCCGACATCGATCTGGTGATCGCCGGCGAGCACACCCCGCTGTCCGCCGGCCAGAGCTGGTCGGCCACTGTCACCGACGGCATTGAGGTCGGCCTGCCCGGCCTGCTCAGCGTGCGTGTTCGGCCCGGCGACAGTGCACGGGAGGCCAGCACCAAACATGCTGCGGCACAGGCCGAGCTGGCCAACGCTCTGGCAGCAGCGGGAGTGACCGAGCTGGCGCAGGCACGTCACGCCGATCAGCGGCGCCGCGAACTAGAGGGCAGCCGCGACCAATTGATCGCCGCGCAGGCAGCGTTGCGCGGCGACGACGACGTCGCAGAACTGCGCGCCCGGCTAGCGCGGCTGCGCGGCGAGCACGGCGAGATCCCCGCCGGGATCACACCCGAACAGGCCCGCGCCGACCGTGACGCGGCCGAGGCGCTGCGGGTGCAGGCCGACACCGACTGCGAAGTCGTGCGCCAAGCAGCTCAGGAGGCTGCTGCGCGTCGCACGGAGGCGGCCACCCGGCTGACGCTGCTGCGTGGCAAAGTGGCGACGCAGCGTGGCGAGCTGGAGACGGTCAGCCAGCGTCTTGCCGCGCAGCGGGCAACGGTCAGCGATGACGACCTGGCAGCCGGCGCCGAGGCCGACATGCAGGCCGTGCGCACCGCGCAGCAGCGGGTGGCCGAGTTGACCGAACAGTTGGGCGCCGCGGCGCCCGACGCGGTCGACGCCGAACTCGCCGCTGCGCAGACCGCGGCCCAGGAACTTGATGCCCGGCACACTGAGACCGCCCGCGCGCTGCACGAGGTGGAGGTCGAACTCGCGGTGTTCGGGACCCAGGGTCGCCGGGGTCAGCTCGACGCCGCACGGACCGCGCGGGAACACGTCGCGGCCGAACATGATCGGATCGGCCGGCGGGCGCGCGCGGCGGCCCTGCTGCGGTCTACGATGAACCGCCACCGAGACGACACCCGCCGCCGCTACGTCGAACCGTTCCGCGCCGAGATCCAGCGGCTCGGCGCGAAGGTGTTCGGCGACGACTTCGAAGTCGACGTCGACACCGACCTGAAGATCTGCACGCGCACCCTCGACGGTCGCACCGTGCCCTACGAGTCACTGTCCGGTGGCGCCAAGGAACAGCTGGGCATCCTGACCCGACTGGCCGGGGCGGCGCTGGTGGCCAAGGAGGACAGCGTCCCGGTGGTGATCGACGACGCGCTGGGCTTCACCGACCCGGACCGGCTGGAGAAGATGGGTGCGGTGTTCGACGCGGTCGGTTCGCACGGCCAGGTTATCGTGTTGACCTGCAGCCCGGACCGCTACGGCAGCGTCAAGGATGCCCACCGCATCGACTTGAGTGCGTGA
- a CDS encoding beta-class carbonic anhydrase — protein sequence MTVTDDYLANNAEYAKTFEGPLPMPPSKHVAIVACMDARLDVYRALGINEGEAHAIRNAGGVISDDAIRSLAISQRLLGTREIILIHHTDCGMLTFTDDEFKRSILEETGIRPGWAPEAFPDPAEDVKQSLRRVKASPFITATTSLRGFVFDVATGKLGEVTL from the coding sequence GTGACCGTTACCGACGACTACCTGGCCAACAACGCGGAGTATGCGAAGACCTTCGAAGGTCCGCTGCCCATGCCGCCGAGCAAGCACGTCGCGATCGTCGCCTGCATGGACGCCCGGCTCGACGTGTATCGCGCGTTGGGCATCAATGAAGGCGAAGCGCACGCGATCCGCAACGCCGGGGGCGTGATCAGCGACGACGCGATCCGGTCGCTGGCGATCAGCCAGCGCCTGCTGGGCACCCGCGAGATCATCCTGATCCACCACACCGACTGCGGGATGCTCACCTTCACCGACGACGAGTTCAAGCGCTCGATTCTGGAGGAGACCGGCATCCGGCCCGGCTGGGCGCCCGAGGCGTTCCCGGACCCGGCCGAGGACGTCAAGCAGTCGTTGCGCAGGGTCAAGGCCAGCCCATTCATCACGGCGACCACGTCGTTGCGCGGGTTCGTCTTCGACGTCGCCACCGGAAAGCTCGGCGAAGTCACCCTCTGA
- a CDS encoding metallophosphoesterase family protein, whose protein sequence is MRFVHTADWQLGMTRHFLAGDAQPRYSAARRDAVAGLGALAAETGAEFVVVAGDVFEDNQLAPEVISQSLEAMRTIGIPVYLLPGNHDPLDAASVYTSALFTAECPDNVVVLDTAGVHRVRPGLEIVAAPWRSKRPTTDLASAVLDGLPADGTIRVLVAHGGVDALDPDPNNPALIRLAALQDALDRGAIHYVALGDKHSRTQVGATGRIWYSGSPEPTNFDDIESDPGHVLVVDIDETDGAVSVDSRHVGRWRFLTLHRQLDTGRDVTDLDINLDQLPDKERTVVQLALTGSLSVTDRAALDVCLDRYSRLFAWVGTWKRHTHLVVVPADGEFSDLGIGGFAADAVEELVAAARADDTGAAEDAQAALALLLRLVDRGVA, encoded by the coding sequence ATGCGATTCGTGCACACCGCCGACTGGCAGCTCGGCATGACCCGGCACTTCCTGGCCGGCGACGCCCAGCCGCGCTACTCGGCGGCCCGGCGCGACGCGGTGGCCGGCCTCGGCGCGCTGGCGGCCGAGACCGGAGCGGAGTTCGTCGTCGTCGCCGGGGACGTGTTCGAAGACAATCAACTCGCCCCCGAGGTCATCAGCCAGTCCCTGGAAGCCATGCGCACCATCGGAATCCCGGTCTACCTCTTACCCGGAAACCACGATCCGCTGGATGCCGCATCGGTCTACACCAGCGCGTTGTTCACCGCAGAGTGCCCCGACAACGTCGTCGTGCTCGACACCGCGGGCGTGCATCGGGTGCGCCCCGGTCTGGAGATCGTCGCCGCGCCGTGGCGATCCAAACGGCCCACCACCGACCTGGCGAGCGCCGTGCTTGACGGCCTGCCCGCCGACGGCACCATCCGGGTCCTGGTTGCCCACGGCGGCGTCGACGCGCTGGACCCCGACCCGAACAACCCCGCGCTGATTCGGCTGGCGGCCCTGCAGGACGCCCTGGACCGCGGCGCGATCCACTATGTCGCGCTGGGGGACAAGCACTCCCGCACCCAGGTGGGGGCAACCGGACGCATCTGGTATTCCGGATCGCCGGAGCCGACCAACTTCGACGACATCGAATCCGATCCCGGCCACGTGCTGGTGGTCGATATCGACGAGACCGACGGCGCCGTGAGCGTCGACTCCCGACACGTCGGCCGGTGGCGTTTCCTGACACTGCACCGCCAGCTCGACACCGGCCGTGACGTCACCGACCTGGACATCAACCTCGACCAGTTGCCGGACAAGGAACGCACGGTGGTCCAGCTGGCCCTGACGGGTTCGCTCAGCGTCACCGACCGGGCCGCTCTCGATGTCTGCCTGGACCGCTATTCGCGGCTGTTCGCCTGGGTGGGCACCTGGAAGCGTCATACCCACCTGGTGGTGGTTCCCGCCGACGGCGAATTCTCCGATTTGGGAATCGGCGGTTTCGCCGCCGACGCGGTCGAGGAACTGGTCGCCGCCGCGCGCGCGGACGACACCGGCGCTGCCGAGGATGCCCAAGCCGCGCTGGCGCTGCTGCTGCGCCTGGTCGATCGGGGGGTGGCATGA
- a CDS encoding ABC transporter permease — protein sequence MMRFLAGRALNYLVLLGLASFLTFCLTSLAFAPLDSLMQRNPRPPQAVIDAKAAELGLDKPIPLRYAHWASHAVRGDFGVTVTGQPVSGELGRRIGVSLRLLVVGSLAGTVIGVVAGAWGAVRQYRFSDRVITLAALLVLSVPTFVLANLVILSALRVNWALGAQLFDYTGETSPGLVTGFWPGLADRLQHLVLPSLTLALGAAASFSRYQRNAMLDVLGQDFIRTARAKGLTRRRALFKHGLRTALIPMATLFAYGVAGLVTGAVFVEKIFGWHGMGEWVVQGVATQDTNIVAAITVFSGAVVLAAGLLSDVIYALLDPRVRVS from the coding sequence GTGATGCGGTTCCTGGCCGGCCGGGCGCTGAACTACCTGGTGCTGCTGGGCCTGGCATCGTTCCTGACGTTCTGCCTGACCTCGCTGGCGTTCGCCCCGCTGGACTCCTTGATGCAGCGCAATCCCCGTCCCCCGCAGGCCGTCATCGACGCCAAGGCCGCTGAACTGGGCCTGGATAAGCCCATTCCGCTGCGTTACGCGCATTGGGCCTCGCACGCCGTCCGCGGCGATTTCGGCGTCACCGTCACCGGCCAGCCGGTCTCGGGGGAACTGGGGCGGCGCATCGGGGTCAGCCTGCGGCTGCTGGTCGTCGGCTCGCTGGCCGGCACCGTCATCGGCGTGGTGGCCGGTGCCTGGGGGGCGGTACGCCAGTACCGGTTCTCCGATCGGGTGATCACCCTCGCGGCGCTGCTGGTGTTGTCGGTGCCGACCTTCGTGCTGGCCAACCTGGTGATCCTGAGCGCGCTGCGGGTGAACTGGGCCCTGGGCGCGCAACTGTTCGACTACACCGGCGAGACCTCGCCGGGGCTGGTCACCGGCTTCTGGCCGGGCCTGGCCGACCGCCTGCAACACCTGGTGTTGCCGTCGCTGACCCTGGCGCTGGGCGCCGCGGCCAGCTTCAGCCGCTATCAGCGCAACGCGATGCTCGACGTGCTGGGCCAGGACTTCATCCGCACCGCACGCGCCAAGGGTTTGACGCGCCGGCGTGCGCTGTTCAAACACGGGCTGCGCACAGCGCTGATTCCGATGGCGACACTGTTCGCCTACGGGGTGGCCGGGCTGGTCACCGGGGCGGTGTTCGTGGAGAAGATCTTCGGCTGGCACGGCATGGGCGAATGGGTGGTCCAGGGCGTGGCGACCCAGGACACCAATATCGTCGCGGCGATCACAGTGTTCTCCGGTGCGGTGGTGTTGGCCGCCGGGCTGCTCTCCGACGTGATCTATGCGCTGCTCGATCCCCGGGTGCGAGTGTCATGA